The following proteins are co-located in the Nitrospirota bacterium genome:
- the rsmH gene encoding 16S rRNA (cytosine(1402)-N(4))-methyltransferase RsmH, with translation MEVFRHLPVMSEEVLFWLIREDSRVYLDCTVGYSGHAEKLLESSSSSSRLIGLDRDAIAIAASRERLARFGDRVHLIHGHFVELKQHLAASGIGRVDGILFDLGVSSPQLDEATRGFSFQGDGPLDMRMDQSKSGTAADLINQWSEAEMADVIFQFGEERFSRRIARAIVSARERRPLATTKELVSAIEGAVPASYRHGRLHCATRTFQAIRIAVNQELDCLEPALRDAVDVLSPGGRLCVISFHSLEDRIVKHTFRALSGKDDPSLEVLTKRPQVASQKESDRNPRSRSAKLRAAQRVSREGQP, from the coding sequence ATGGAGGTTTTTCGACATCTCCCGGTCATGTCAGAAGAGGTCCTGTTTTGGCTCATTCGAGAGGATAGCCGAGTCTATCTTGACTGTACAGTGGGGTACAGTGGGCATGCTGAAAAGCTTCTTGAATCAAGCAGTTCTAGCTCCAGACTTATCGGTCTTGATCGCGATGCGATCGCCATTGCAGCTAGCCGGGAACGGCTCGCTCGATTCGGCGACCGTGTACACCTCATCCATGGGCACTTTGTGGAACTGAAACAGCATCTTGCTGCCAGTGGCATTGGCCGGGTCGATGGAATTTTGTTCGATCTTGGCGTGTCGTCTCCGCAGTTGGACGAAGCGACTCGAGGGTTTAGTTTTCAAGGGGATGGCCCATTAGATATGCGTATGGATCAATCGAAAAGCGGAACGGCCGCTGACCTGATCAATCAATGGTCGGAAGCAGAGATGGCCGATGTGATTTTTCAATTCGGCGAAGAGCGGTTTTCTCGGCGCATTGCGCGCGCCATTGTCAGTGCGCGTGAACGTCGTCCCTTGGCGACGACAAAGGAGTTGGTTTCTGCGATCGAGGGCGCTGTTCCTGCGAGTTATCGGCATGGCCGTCTCCATTGCGCGACCCGTACGTTTCAGGCCATTCGTATCGCCGTCAATCAGGAGCTCGACTGTCTCGAGCCGGCGTTACGCGACGCGGTGGACGTCTTGTCTCCTGGAGGCCGTCTTTGCGTGATTTCATTTCATTCGCTCGAAGATCGAATAGTGAAGCATACGTTTCGGGCTCTTTCCGGCAAGGACGATCCTTCGCTGGAAGTGCTCACGAAGAGACCGCAGGTTGCGTCCCAAAAAGAATCAGACAGAAATCCTCGGTCGCGCAGTGCCAAGCTGCGGGCCGCCCAACGGGTCTCCAGGGAGGGTCAGCCATGA
- the ftsL gene encoding cell division protein FtsL yields the protein MKTLTIIAGVMLVFVFVWERVDVVRLGYQIERSKSQKILLERERDQLQVKVSSLAAPERIAKLATEKLGLVPPQQGQVLMVHQPGSAPGLARPSIEPVRLARHMAAGGVNE from the coding sequence ATGAAGACGCTCACGATTATTGCCGGTGTGATGTTGGTCTTCGTGTTTGTGTGGGAACGGGTCGATGTCGTTCGGTTGGGTTATCAGATCGAACGATCGAAGAGTCAGAAAATATTGTTGGAGCGGGAGCGGGATCAGTTGCAGGTAAAAGTGTCTTCGCTGGCGGCTCCGGAGCGAATCGCGAAGCTGGCGACGGAGAAGTTGGGGTTGGTTCCACCGCAGCAGGGACAAGTCCTGATGGTGCATCAGCCTGGAAGCGCTCCGGGCCTGGCGCGTCCTTCGATAGAGCCGGTTCGTTTGGCGCGGCATATGGCCGCTGGGGGGGTGAACGAGTGA
- a CDS encoding penicillin-binding protein 2, translating into MTAGPSRGRRYVMLLLFFCGFSIIVFRLVTLQVLQAAELTAKADRQHQKTVSFEGARGTVSDRHGKVLAMNVEVPSVFGVPTSLESPATVARHLSPVLHIRTGELEKKLRQDKSFVWLARKLDPEQGRRLEQMSLAGIGVVMEGRRFYPKGPLLAHVLGFSGMDGQGLEGLERRYDSHLHGEKRVTVLQRDALGRTVFPKGVTEQVPTPGHALTLTIDEVIQYIAEKELEEAVFHARAKSGTIIVMEPQTGAILAMAVSPRFDPNVVAKLTPDRWRNRALTDTYEPGSTMKVVVAAAALEEKVMTPGTMVFGENGHMVIANTTIHDHEKLGWITFSEVIQKSSNIGAAKAGMALGDQRLYRYLQGFGFGQRTEIDLPGEVSGLLKAPKDWGRRSVASISMGQEVGVTALQMVSALSTLANGGVMMKPYVVSEIRDAKGHVLKEVLPQVKRRVVSPDTAWMMTAMMEGVVTNGTGAKAAIPGFRVAGKTGTAQKIDPRTGAYSSTQFVGSFVGYVPAESPRLAMIVIIDEPQGEAWGGTVAAPVFRRVGEQVLNYLGVSREDTVKIALAVREN; encoded by the coding sequence GTGACTGCCGGTCCTTCTCGCGGGCGTCGCTATGTGATGCTGCTGCTGTTTTTCTGCGGGTTCAGCATCATTGTGTTTCGATTGGTCACGCTCCAAGTGCTTCAGGCGGCAGAACTCACGGCCAAAGCCGATCGGCAACATCAAAAGACGGTGTCATTCGAAGGCGCGCGCGGCACGGTATCGGATCGGCACGGCAAAGTGCTGGCGATGAATGTGGAGGTACCGTCCGTGTTCGGCGTCCCTACGTCGTTGGAAAGCCCGGCGACCGTCGCCCGCCATCTTTCTCCGGTGCTCCATATTCGAACCGGTGAGTTGGAGAAGAAGCTTCGTCAGGATAAGAGCTTTGTCTGGCTGGCGAGAAAACTCGATCCGGAGCAGGGTCGTCGGCTAGAGCAGATGTCGTTAGCGGGGATCGGTGTGGTGATGGAGGGGCGACGGTTCTATCCCAAGGGTCCGTTGCTGGCTCATGTCCTCGGTTTTTCCGGGATGGATGGGCAAGGACTCGAGGGGCTTGAGCGCCGGTACGATTCGCACCTGCATGGGGAAAAGCGCGTGACCGTCCTGCAGCGCGATGCCTTGGGGCGCACGGTGTTTCCGAAGGGCGTGACGGAGCAAGTGCCGACACCGGGACATGCCCTGACGCTGACCATCGACGAAGTGATCCAGTACATCGCCGAGAAAGAACTCGAAGAAGCGGTCTTTCATGCCCGTGCGAAGTCCGGGACGATCATTGTCATGGAGCCGCAGACCGGCGCGATTCTCGCAATGGCGGTCAGCCCACGGTTCGACCCAAACGTCGTCGCCAAGTTGACGCCCGATCGGTGGCGCAATCGTGCGTTGACGGATACGTACGAGCCTGGATCGACGATGAAAGTCGTCGTGGCGGCCGCGGCGCTTGAGGAAAAGGTGATGACTCCCGGCACGATGGTGTTCGGTGAAAACGGTCATATGGTGATCGCGAACACGACGATTCATGACCATGAAAAGCTGGGATGGATCACGTTTTCTGAAGTGATTCAAAAGTCCAGCAACATTGGTGCGGCTAAAGCTGGAATGGCCCTCGGCGATCAGCGGCTCTACCGCTATCTTCAGGGGTTCGGCTTCGGTCAACGGACGGAAATCGATCTCCCTGGTGAAGTGAGTGGACTCTTGAAGGCGCCCAAAGATTGGGGCCGTCGATCGGTGGCGTCAATTTCGATGGGACAGGAAGTCGGGGTGACGGCGCTCCAGATGGTCTCGGCTTTGTCGACCCTTGCCAATGGGGGTGTGATGATGAAGCCCTATGTGGTGTCTGAGATTCGCGATGCGAAAGGGCATGTGCTGAAGGAGGTCCTTCCGCAAGTGAAGCGGCGCGTCGTCTCGCCGGATACGGCCTGGATGATGACGGCCATGATGGAAGGTGTGGTGACGAATGGGACGGGGGCGAAGGCGGCCATTCCAGGATTTCGCGTGGCCGGAAAAACTGGGACCGCGCAAAAAATCGATCCGCGAACCGGCGCCTATTCCTCTACGCAGTTTGTCGGATCGTTTGTCGGCTATGTGCCGGCGGAGTCTCCTCGGTTGGCAATGATTGTGATCATCGATGAGCCTCAAGGCGAGGCCTGGGGCGGGACCGTCGCCGCGCCCGTATTTCGGCGGGTAGGCGAGCAGGTGCTCAATTATCTCGGCGTGTCCAGGGAGGACACGGTGAAGATCGCATTGGCGGTAAGGGAAAACTAA
- a CDS encoding UDP-N-acetylmuramoyl-L-alanyl-D-glutamate--2,6-diaminopimelate ligase, with amino-acid sequence MARDPLTVTQLLAALHGQVEIQEQRGDVNRLVHGIADDSRAVTDGSIFVAVKGERVDGHDFVEQAIKAGAGAVIAQAAVATGSVPLVRVADSRKALGLLGSRYYGDPSARLKMIGVTGTNGKTTTTYICKSLLEGIGRRVGLIGTVGYQIGQEIFPAPHTTPGALDLQQLLAKMVEAELNAAVMEVSSHALALDRTSGCEYDVAVFTNLTQDHLDFHHTMDEYYEAKLRLFTGLAGGQKVGKRAIVNLDDPRGKAIQAACPVPVWGYAIQNQADLKAEGVRLSLAGTTFTAATPSGTFIVESRLVGEHNVYNLLAAIGVALHDGATIDQIREATAHIANVPGRFERVSSGQDFTVVVDYAHTDDALVRLLTAAQALKTDRIITVFGCGGDRDRGKRPKMGRAAVEYSDVVVLTSDNPRTEDPMAILREVEVGVREALVHRSHVQYRLVPDRREAIGAAIREAHRGDMVLIAGKGHEDYQIIGTKKFHFDDREVAREAIQQLQDCA; translated from the coding sequence ATGGCGCGAGATCCCCTCACGGTCACGCAGTTGCTCGCCGCCCTCCATGGGCAGGTTGAGATTCAGGAGCAGCGAGGCGATGTGAATCGTTTGGTGCATGGGATCGCGGACGATTCGCGGGCCGTGACTGATGGGAGCATTTTTGTTGCCGTCAAGGGTGAGCGTGTTGATGGACACGATTTTGTCGAGCAGGCGATCAAGGCCGGAGCGGGTGCGGTGATTGCGCAGGCGGCCGTGGCGACAGGGTCGGTGCCGCTCGTGCGGGTGGCTGATTCGCGCAAGGCGCTCGGTCTTCTCGGCAGCCGGTATTATGGTGATCCCTCCGCTCGTCTGAAGATGATTGGCGTGACCGGTACAAATGGAAAGACGACGACCACCTATATTTGCAAATCGCTCCTGGAGGGGATCGGTCGACGGGTGGGGTTGATCGGCACAGTGGGGTATCAGATCGGGCAGGAGATATTCCCTGCTCCTCACACGACGCCCGGCGCGCTTGACCTACAGCAGTTGTTGGCGAAGATGGTCGAGGCTGAGCTCAATGCCGCAGTCATGGAAGTGTCGTCCCATGCCCTTGCGCTGGACCGGACTTCTGGCTGTGAGTATGACGTGGCGGTCTTTACGAACCTCACACAGGATCACCTCGATTTTCATCACACGATGGACGAGTATTATGAGGCGAAGTTGCGGCTGTTCACAGGATTAGCCGGGGGACAGAAAGTCGGGAAACGCGCGATCGTCAATCTGGACGATCCCCGCGGAAAGGCGATCCAGGCGGCCTGTCCCGTGCCGGTCTGGGGTTATGCCATTCAGAACCAGGCAGATCTCAAGGCGGAAGGAGTGCGTCTCTCGCTTGCCGGGACGACCTTCACTGCGGCTACTCCGAGCGGCACGTTCATAGTCGAAAGCCGGTTGGTCGGAGAGCACAACGTCTACAACTTGCTGGCGGCGATCGGCGTGGCGTTGCACGACGGGGCCACGATCGATCAGATTCGCGAGGCGACGGCGCATATCGCCAACGTTCCTGGGCGATTTGAGCGGGTCTCTTCCGGGCAAGACTTTACCGTCGTCGTCGATTATGCCCATACGGACGATGCGCTCGTTCGGCTACTCACGGCCGCGCAGGCCTTGAAGACCGATCGAATCATTACGGTCTTCGGCTGTGGAGGTGATCGGGATCGGGGGAAGCGGCCTAAGATGGGGCGTGCCGCCGTGGAATACAGCGATGTGGTGGTGCTGACCTCCGATAACCCTCGAACCGAAGATCCGATGGCGATCCTCCGCGAAGTCGAGGTCGGCGTGCGTGAGGCGCTCGTGCATCGTAGCCACGTGCAATATCGCTTGGTGCCAGACCGCCGTGAGGCGATCGGTGCAGCCATTCGTGAAGCGCATCGTGGCGATATGGTACTCATTGCCGGTAAGGGGCACGAAGACTATCAAATCATCGGCACCAAGAAGTTTCATTTTGACGATCGTGAAGTGGCTCGCGAGGCGATCCAGCAATTGCAGGATTGCGCGTGA
- the murF gene encoding UDP-N-acetylmuramoyl-tripeptide--D-alanyl-D-alanine ligase: MKIQATVEGAQDEDLMGLFTVEELREVISVKVLAGQDSSSGKRPIRQITTDSRSIRRGDLFVALRGEQFDGHDFVPAVLAQGAAGAIVHDEYRLPPSSAAVRRIEGRPAPFLFGVRDPLFAYQQLATHHRSRFNIPVVAVTGSNGKTTTKEMVAAVLAQRWPVLKTEGNFNNRIGVPFTLFRLTARHQAAVIEMGVDQQGQTTRLCEIVRPTIGLITNIGPDHLEFFGSMEGSAQAKAELLDQLPSDGTAILNADDPYFDYLASRAQCRVMSFGFSEMADVRASGVTSDVRQGTTFRLHLPGKSRPVTARIKVHGTHNVTNGLAAAAVGAALNLSGTMIVQGLGRFRPAAMRSQVVTHHGVHIINDCYNANPASMKAALQLLAQWSPARERIAVLGDMLELGSETGQMHREVGQFLAAQGLSRLIACGPLGRKIADGARQGGMADSQIEELADAGAAADRLKKIVRQGDVVLVKASRGMKMEQVVQVLTGMRAVIKQAS; encoded by the coding sequence GTGAAAATCCAGGCCACGGTTGAGGGCGCACAGGATGAGGATTTAATGGGACTCTTTACGGTCGAGGAGTTACGAGAAGTCATCAGCGTGAAAGTCCTTGCGGGGCAGGACTCGTCATCGGGGAAGCGCCCGATCAGACAGATTACGACGGATTCGCGATCCATTCGCCGCGGCGATCTCTTTGTCGCGCTCAGAGGCGAGCAATTCGACGGCCATGATTTTGTGCCGGCGGTCCTTGCGCAAGGCGCAGCAGGAGCGATCGTGCATGATGAGTATCGCCTTCCGCCAAGTTCTGCCGCGGTGCGGCGGATCGAGGGACGGCCTGCGCCGTTTCTCTTCGGTGTGCGCGATCCGCTGTTTGCCTACCAGCAGTTGGCGACGCATCATCGCAGCCGGTTCAATATTCCCGTCGTGGCGGTGACCGGAAGTAACGGCAAGACGACGACGAAAGAGATGGTGGCGGCGGTCTTGGCGCAGCGGTGGCCGGTGTTGAAGACCGAGGGGAACTTCAATAATCGGATCGGCGTGCCCTTTACCCTGTTTCGACTGACGGCTCGCCATCAAGCGGCCGTGATTGAGATGGGAGTGGATCAGCAGGGGCAGACGACCAGGCTCTGCGAAATCGTCAGGCCCACGATCGGATTGATCACCAATATCGGTCCCGATCACCTTGAGTTTTTCGGCAGCATGGAAGGATCGGCGCAGGCCAAAGCGGAGCTGTTGGACCAGCTTCCGTCCGATGGTACGGCGATTTTGAACGCCGACGACCCCTACTTCGACTACCTCGCGTCACGGGCGCAATGCCGCGTCATGTCGTTCGGATTTTCAGAGATGGCCGATGTCCGGGCGAGCGGGGTCACGTCCGATGTGCGTCAAGGCACGACCTTTCGCTTGCACCTCCCTGGAAAGAGCCGTCCCGTGACTGCGCGAATCAAGGTGCATGGAACACACAACGTGACCAATGGGCTTGCCGCCGCCGCGGTGGGTGCAGCGTTGAATCTGTCCGGTACGATGATCGTTCAAGGGCTCGGTCGATTCCGTCCTGCCGCGATGCGGTCGCAGGTGGTGACCCATCATGGCGTCCATATCATCAACGATTGCTACAATGCCAACCCTGCGTCGATGAAAGCCGCCCTTCAATTGCTGGCACAGTGGAGCCCGGCGCGTGAACGGATTGCTGTGCTGGGAGACATGCTCGAACTCGGATCCGAGACAGGCCAGATGCATCGTGAGGTGGGACAGTTTCTCGCCGCACAGGGGCTGTCGCGGTTGATCGCCTGTGGCCCCTTGGGTCGGAAGATCGCGGATGGGGCCAGGCAAGGCGGGATGGCCGATTCGCAGATCGAAGAGTTGGCCGATGCGGGGGCTGCCGCTGACCGTCTCAAGAAGATCGTGCGGCAGGGCGATGTGGTGTTAGTGAAGGCCTCCCGCGGCATGAAAATGGAGCAGGTGGTGCAGGTATTGACGGGGATGAGGGCGGTTATCAAGCAGGCGTCCTAA
- the mraY gene encoding phospho-N-acetylmuramoyl-pentapeptide-transferase produces MLYNWLYPLHTDYSFLNVFRYLSFRIIYAAVTAFLIAFVLAPWVIRKLQEIKLGQQIRNDGPKSHLAKSGTPTMGGILILFAVVLSTLLWADIAKPYVWLVLAATLGFGAIGFADDYLKFIKSQSKGLSAGQKFTAQVAVALGIALVLYFLPGYTTKLSIPFFKNVVPDLGWLYIGFAVLVIVGSSNAVNLTDGLDGLAIGPVMIAALAYTIVAYVAGHRLMSDYLLIQHIEGAGELAVFTASILGASLGFLWFNTYPATVFMGDVGSLPLGAALGTVAVISKHELLLLMVGGVFVIEAVSVIFQVISFKSRGKRIFLMAPIHHHFEMKGWEEPKVVVRLWIIAILLALLSLSTLKLR; encoded by the coding sequence ATGCTCTATAACTGGCTGTATCCGCTTCATACGGACTATTCGTTCCTGAACGTGTTTCGCTATCTGAGCTTCAGGATCATCTATGCGGCCGTGACCGCGTTCTTGATCGCCTTTGTGCTGGCTCCCTGGGTGATCAGGAAGTTACAGGAAATTAAGCTCGGCCAGCAGATCCGCAACGACGGTCCCAAGAGTCACTTGGCAAAGAGCGGGACGCCCACGATGGGCGGGATCCTCATCCTCTTCGCCGTGGTCCTCTCGACGCTCCTGTGGGCGGATATCGCGAAGCCCTATGTCTGGCTGGTGCTCGCGGCCACGCTGGGGTTCGGGGCGATCGGATTTGCCGATGACTATCTCAAGTTCATCAAGTCCCAATCGAAGGGGTTGTCGGCAGGCCAGAAGTTCACGGCGCAAGTGGCGGTGGCCTTGGGGATTGCGTTGGTCCTCTATTTCCTGCCCGGCTATACCACCAAGCTCAGCATCCCATTTTTCAAGAATGTCGTGCCGGATCTCGGGTGGCTCTATATCGGCTTTGCCGTGTTAGTCATCGTCGGGAGTTCCAATGCCGTCAATCTGACCGACGGTCTCGATGGGCTCGCGATCGGGCCGGTCATGATTGCGGCGCTGGCCTATACGATTGTGGCCTATGTCGCCGGCCACCGACTGATGTCGGACTATCTGCTTATTCAGCACATCGAAGGGGCGGGCGAACTGGCGGTATTTACCGCTTCGATCCTGGGGGCGAGTCTGGGATTTCTCTGGTTCAATACCTATCCAGCCACCGTGTTTATGGGAGATGTCGGGTCGCTTCCGCTGGGCGCGGCGCTGGGCACCGTTGCCGTGATCAGCAAGCACGAGTTGCTGCTGTTGATGGTCGGCGGAGTATTTGTCATTGAAGCGGTCTCGGTCATTTTTCAGGTCATCTCGTTCAAGTCGCGCGGGAAACGTATTTTTCTCATGGCGCCCATCCATCATCACTTTGAGATGAAAGGGTGGGAGGAGCCTAAGGTCGTGGTGCGCTTGTGGATCATCGCCATCCTGTTGGCCTTATTGAGTCTGAGCACCTTGAAACTCCGGTGA
- the murD gene encoding UDP-N-acetylmuramoyl-L-alanine--D-glutamate ligase → MAGVTAVELAGTRVTVMGLARSGVAACRLLQVAGARVTVADRKEPEELTAILGSIDRDHVGVTVGARYESSLDEADLVVISPGVPYRLASLETVRRRGVKVISELELASQFFRSPILAITGTNGKSTTVTLIGKFLAESGKRAFVGGNLGTALSEAAVEDLRASQGGTPSPFDYLVVEVSSFQLETVDRFHPWIAALLNVTVDHQDRYESLDEYVAAKRRIFENQTASDFALFNLDDDRVASLRQQVRAKRLGFTKASALGADLDGGTFLDGDLIVTTVTGVRQEICRRSEIRIIGNHNVENVMAAATYAVLCGCPLDTIRRVLMTFPGLEHALEIVRERRGVRFVNDSKGTNVDATLKALESIDQPIWLIAGGRDKGGDFSRLAQAVGRRVKRVMLIGEAAPLMRRAWEGVATMTEAATLREAVDCAAQGASQGDVVLLSPACASFDMFADYQDRGRQFKALVHALPA, encoded by the coding sequence ATGGCGGGAGTAACAGCAGTGGAACTTGCGGGCACACGTGTCACGGTCATGGGACTTGCTAGAAGCGGCGTGGCGGCTTGCCGCCTGCTGCAGGTGGCGGGCGCGCGCGTGACGGTGGCCGATCGCAAGGAGCCGGAGGAGCTGACGGCGATTCTGGGGAGTATCGACCGCGATCACGTTGGGGTGACGGTCGGGGCGCGGTACGAATCCTCGCTCGACGAGGCGGACCTGGTGGTGATCAGTCCCGGTGTGCCCTATCGGCTCGCTTCGCTTGAGACGGTGCGTCGGCGCGGGGTCAAGGTGATCAGCGAATTGGAGTTGGCCTCGCAGTTCTTCCGGAGCCCGATTCTGGCGATTACCGGAACCAACGGCAAGAGCACGACCGTGACGTTGATCGGTAAGTTTCTCGCCGAGAGTGGCAAACGCGCGTTTGTCGGTGGCAATTTAGGCACTGCCTTGAGCGAAGCGGCGGTAGAAGATCTTCGTGCCAGCCAGGGAGGAACGCCGAGTCCGTTCGACTACCTCGTCGTAGAGGTTTCCAGTTTTCAGCTGGAAACGGTCGATCGATTCCATCCCTGGATCGCCGCCCTGCTCAACGTGACGGTCGATCATCAGGATCGATATGAGTCGCTGGACGAATATGTCGCGGCGAAACGACGCATCTTCGAGAATCAAACCGCGTCGGATTTTGCCCTGTTCAACCTCGACGATGACCGTGTGGCATCATTACGACAGCAAGTCCGGGCAAAGCGGTTGGGGTTTACGAAGGCCTCGGCGCTCGGTGCCGATCTGGATGGGGGTACGTTTCTCGACGGCGACCTGATTGTGACGACGGTGACCGGTGTGCGGCAGGAGATCTGTCGCCGAAGCGAAATTCGCATCATCGGTAACCACAACGTGGAGAACGTGATGGCGGCGGCAACCTATGCGGTGCTGTGCGGCTGCCCGCTCGATACGATTCGTCGCGTCCTCATGACGTTTCCCGGCCTCGAACATGCGCTTGAAATTGTGCGCGAGCGCCGAGGCGTCAGATTTGTGAACGATTCGAAGGGCACGAATGTCGATGCCACACTCAAAGCATTGGAGAGTATCGATCAGCCGATCTGGCTCATTGCCGGGGGGCGGGATAAGGGCGGGGACTTTTCTCGATTGGCCCAGGCGGTCGGTCGACGGGTGAAGCGCGTGATGCTGATCGGAGAAGCGGCGCCACTGATGCGGAGGGCCTGGGAAGGCGTCGCTACGATGACCGAGGCGGCCACGCTACGCGAAGCTGTGGATTGTGCGGCACAGGGGGCCTCGCAGGGAGACGTCGTCTTGTTATCTCCGGCCTGCGCCAGCTTCGACATGTTTGCCGACTATCAAGACCGTGGGCGTCAATTCAAGGCATTGGTTCATGCCTTACCGGCGTGA
- the ftsW gene encoding putative lipid II flippase FtsW, giving the protein MAHRSAGTLALPWSQTSQRSGTKRVSADYTLLAVTMTLALVGLVMVFSASAIVAGNRFQDPGFFLKRQVAWLAFGLLLMHLTSRIDYPLWKKLSIPMLFGMLLLLVMVLVPGLGVAAKGARRWLRLGPISMQPAEMVKLVTVIYIAAYLTKKGDKITSFREGLLPALIVLGLLSGLVLLEPDLGTVVVLGLVTVGMCFLAGARVAHLLTLGLCAIPVVLVLVLGSSYRRQRLMTFLAPWKDAGDAGFQITQSFLAFGSGGPFGVGLGEGKQKLYFLPEAHTDFVLALVGEELGLIGTVTVILLFALFVWRGFQIATRARLPFGRYLGMGITLLIGGQALVNAAVVTGLLPTKGLTLPFVSYGGSSLVVSLIGVGVLLSISRDRHAGGSRGGSDHE; this is encoded by the coding sequence ATGGCGCATCGATCAGCGGGGACTCTGGCCCTGCCATGGTCCCAGACCAGTCAACGATCGGGTACGAAGCGGGTGTCGGCGGACTACACCCTGCTTGCGGTCACGATGACCTTGGCGCTGGTGGGGCTGGTCATGGTGTTCAGCGCGAGCGCCATCGTGGCGGGCAATCGTTTTCAGGATCCGGGATTTTTTCTGAAGCGGCAGGTCGCCTGGCTCGCGTTCGGCTTGCTATTGATGCACCTCACGTCGCGGATCGATTACCCGCTGTGGAAGAAGCTCTCCATTCCCATGTTGTTCGGCATGCTGCTGCTGCTCGTCATGGTGCTGGTACCGGGGTTGGGTGTGGCGGCCAAAGGGGCGCGGCGTTGGTTGCGGTTAGGGCCGATTTCGATGCAGCCGGCGGAAATGGTCAAACTCGTCACGGTTATTTATATCGCGGCGTATCTGACCAAAAAGGGGGACAAGATTACGTCGTTTCGCGAGGGGCTGTTGCCGGCCTTGATCGTGCTCGGACTTCTGAGCGGACTGGTATTGCTGGAGCCGGACCTTGGAACGGTCGTCGTGCTTGGATTGGTGACGGTCGGAATGTGTTTTCTCGCGGGCGCGCGCGTCGCCCATCTGTTGACGCTCGGCCTCTGTGCGATTCCGGTCGTCTTGGTGCTGGTCCTGGGTTCCAGTTATCGCCGCCAGCGGCTCATGACCTTTTTGGCTCCCTGGAAGGATGCGGGGGACGCCGGATTCCAGATTACGCAATCGTTCTTGGCCTTTGGCAGCGGTGGCCCATTCGGTGTGGGGTTGGGAGAGGGCAAGCAGAAGCTCTACTTTCTGCCGGAAGCCCATACGGACTTTGTGCTGGCGCTGGTCGGAGAAGAACTGGGGCTCATCGGGACCGTCACCGTCATTCTCCTTTTTGCGCTGTTTGTCTGGCGGGGGTTTCAGATCGCCACGCGAGCACGGCTGCCATTTGGTCGCTATTTAGGGATGGGGATCACGCTGTTGATCGGGGGCCAGGCCTTAGTGAATGCGGCGGTGGTGACCGGGCTTCTGCCGACGAAGGGACTGACGTTGCCGTTCGTCAGTTACGGGGGCTCGTCGCTCGTCGTCAGTCTGATCGGCGTCGGCGTGCTGCTCAGTATTTCACGGGATCGACATGCCGGAGGGTCTCGCGGTGGGTCGGACCACGAATGA